A single Candidatus Hydrogenedens sp. DNA region contains:
- the rpoN gene encoding RNA polymerase factor sigma-54 yields MKLEARQTLQQRQELQLSLFQTQSLQILQMPIYELEQYIHQEADGNPLIELEYHDLVETPTTDDLFETENTSTITETTPIHTRDEPDIDDENDYEYEQEEANQKYFDLEKDDDRYKNPTNLSYNPDIDEWAEKRFANQKYHESLRSFLIKQLRIDTDNEKEIEIGESIIASIDQRGYFVGDIEEIAKAFNTSTEDIEKILKKIQSLDPPGVGARDLKECLLIQVKRLFPDNPFLQKLIEEYHDEIIHRQILKIAKGLNIKPHEVEELIKLLRDTLNPYPGHEFAEEPEYIIPDIIVKINEEDEITIELEDKITPSIKIVETIPKEQIKRLPSEDKAQLRKYKESAIRLKRCIDLRNSTLYRVAKEIVTLQEDFIRNGVEYLKPMTYKDISSRLGIHESTISRCIAKKYMSTPQGIFELKYFFTGGKKSETSEKEISSRTIKTIIQRIIDEEDKSKPLSDQQIAEQVQKQEGIKIARRTVTKYREEMNIPNAFERKVYSK; encoded by the coding sequence ATGAAGTTAGAAGCCAGACAAACATTACAACAACGACAGGAACTTCAATTATCCCTATTTCAGACTCAATCCTTACAAATTTTACAAATGCCAATTTATGAATTAGAACAATATATTCATCAAGAGGCAGATGGAAACCCTCTTATCGAATTAGAATATCACGATCTGGTAGAAACGCCAACAACAGACGATTTATTTGAGACAGAAAATACCTCAACCATTACCGAAACTACACCTATTCATACTCGTGACGAACCTGATATCGATGATGAAAATGATTATGAATATGAACAAGAAGAAGCCAATCAGAAATATTTTGATTTAGAAAAAGATGATGATAGATACAAAAATCCCACAAATTTAAGTTATAACCCCGATATAGACGAGTGGGCAGAAAAACGCTTTGCAAACCAAAAATATCATGAGTCATTAAGAAGTTTTCTAATAAAACAACTAAGAATAGATACAGACAACGAGAAAGAGATTGAAATTGGCGAAAGCATTATAGCGAGCATCGACCAAAGAGGTTATTTTGTTGGTGATATTGAAGAAATTGCAAAAGCATTCAATACCTCAACGGAGGACATAGAAAAAATACTTAAAAAAATCCAGAGTCTTGACCCTCCTGGCGTAGGTGCCAGAGATTTAAAAGAATGCCTTTTAATTCAAGTAAAACGTCTTTTCCCTGATAATCCCTTCTTACAAAAACTGATTGAAGAATATCATGATGAGATTATTCATCGGCAAATATTGAAAATTGCAAAAGGATTGAATATAAAACCCCATGAGGTCGAAGAACTCATTAAACTACTCCGAGACACATTAAATCCTTATCCTGGACATGAATTTGCCGAGGAACCTGAATATATCATTCCAGATATTATAGTAAAGATAAATGAAGAAGACGAGATTACTATTGAACTGGAAGATAAAATCACCCCGAGTATCAAAATCGTAGAAACAATACCTAAGGAACAAATAAAACGTTTACCCAGTGAGGATAAGGCTCAACTTCGCAAATATAAAGAGTCTGCCATACGCCTCAAAAGGTGTATCGATTTAAGAAACTCTACCCTTTACAGAGTTGCCAAAGAAATCGTGACCCTACAGGAAGATTTTATCAGAAATGGTGTTGAATACTTAAAACCAATGACATACAAAGATATTTCCAGCCGATTAGGAATCCATGAATCCACAATTTCAAGATGCATTGCGAAAAAATATATGTCTACCCCTCAAGGAATCTTTGAATTAAAATACTTCTTCACAGGGGGTAAAAAATCTGAAACCAGCGAGAAAGAAATTTCATCACGGACTATCAAAACAATCATTCAACGAATCATTGATGAAGAAGACAAATCAAAACCATTGAGCGACCAGCAAATAGCCGAACAGGTTCAAAAACAAGAAGGCATTAAAATAGCACGAAGAACCGTAACCAAATATCGAGAAGAAATGAATATTCCAAACGCATTTGAGAGGAAAGTATACTCAAAATAA